In the genome of Choristoneura fumiferana chromosome 21, NRCan_CFum_1, whole genome shotgun sequence, the window ATATGTAGtacctaaaattataattatctaaAGCAGATGTTATCGTAATTTAACATGTGACCTTTTTTTTAGTTGCCTGTCTGACATAGTTTTGTCAAATTGGCATCCCTGAACCGttttgtaacaataaaattGGAATTCGTAAATTATTTGCTAATGGTTATTTCTAAATGTTTTAAACATAGTGAAATTGAAAAaggttaataattttaatgaaaatactttttaagcATGGTCAATTTTGGGTTAccgttataaatttaatttcaaaatataattaaataatactgtaTATAATACGGCTATTAATCTTGTTCTATTACCGTGTTTCGATTGTTTTGCGATGACCTGTCCGAACTAAACCCCGTTATCTACGCTCAGTTTGGGGGCAAGCTAAAATAGTGATGTTGCTTCACATAATtagtttattcattatttacttataaagtgctatttgtcaaaataaaattcttcTTTTGAGAAGAAATAAGTAGTATTTTCtctttaaaatcaaaaaacatttttcatgtcttctattttttttatctataggtTTCTTTgacataaatatttcttttgacaatttttcatagtacctatttttaaaaTGGATTTTTATAAGCAGGCGACGTAGTttgatttggaaaaaatattgttaatttgtcacgaaacacaataataaataaaaaaaaacttttatctcataataatttaaaaaatcactataGCAGAGCTCTGTTGAATATGAATCAGATCTTTTGATATGTTAGTGAGTGAGTAAATcaacttaattttttatcgATTCAGATTATCAAAAGTGCCCCATCACTTGCCCCCAAACAGAGCGTTAGATAACGGGGTTTAGTCCAAACACTACTTATGCTGCGtacagcacacacacacacacacacacacacacacacacacacacacacacacacatcctcaaaaactttcgcatttataatattcaggATCACAGGACCAGTCCTATCTGTAAACATAATTACACTATCGATTTTGATACTAATTGACGGTATGTTTATCCAGGTAATGTGGCTGCGTCGGACGACGGACTCAGCACAGCTGTTGACGGTTGGCCCGGCGCCGTACGCCGGCGACAACCGGATAGCTGTCAAGTACCAATACCCTAATAATTGGAGACTTAGTATGAACCCAGTCAAACGCAGCGACGCCGGACTATACATGTGCCAAATATCAACACACCCACCTAAAGCAATATTAGCTAATTTAACAGTACTACGTAAGTATCCGAAATCTGATAACTTAAAGAAAGCCGCTATGGGCGGGCAAACAAGAAGTGAGGTCGCCAtggattttttacaaaatataattaaatctgCCTACGGGCTACTTTCTTTGGCATTGCTTTTTGCCCAGCGTCTTTTTACTAAACAGCTTCATCGGGGTATCCTTTCATTACGAACACTaattaattgattgatatttGAAACTTTATAGCAGCatcatttagttaaaaatacaaagtgtccccaaaacaaaattaaaaataagtttaaagcAGATCCAGaccatgtaaataaaacaattattacaaaATGGTACTTGTATGTTTGTTTACATCTCATCTAAAAGATGCAGACCTTTTGGTTTTGACAAACTTGCGAATGTCAAAACTTGATAGACGTAATTACTGACAAACAGACGGATAATCTTGGattcagttgttttgttttgaagtaCGATTCCCTAgtgagtttttgaaaaaaaaaaatgtttattgtactttttgctgactgtacctacaatgtCATCTAGTCTACATAATCCTCACCTAATTTTAATTCGACCGTAGATGTAGGTGAAAATCGGCTTGTAAAATTTTACAAcaactacatattattatgaattttgcaatttaatttcataaaaatgaCGAGCTTcgatttatttacctatctatCCTGTTTCAGCTCCAGTTCTAACCATAAACGGAGATCAGACTCACGAACTCAAGGACAGATTTTACAAAGCAGGAAGTTCAATTAAACTATCCTGCGTCATATCAGATGAATATGTAGCATCACTACCCACCAAGGCGCCTATAACGACGCCCGCTCCCACCACAACGCCTTCAACCACCACAACACAATTAACAACTAAAATGAGTACAGTATTTAATAGAATAGATTTGGTAATGAACAAAAGTTGGAGCGTTGAAACCACAACGATAACTTCAACTGTTAGTGTTAGTACTACAACTAAAAATGCACCGGAATTGAAAACAACGTTGGCGCCAATAATAACGTCGACCGTCCCACCTGTGGTGAATAACATTTACGGGATGGTATGGAAAAAGCAGGGAAAGGAATTTTTCGAAAATATCTCGTGGCGAAATATgaggtaagattttttttatggttattcGTTTTCATTGAAAGTTACTGGAAAATATGTAGTTCAGTAAAATAGAAAACCTacacaaattaaataatctCTTTTCTTACACTAAAACATCTCTATTATAGAGGATATCAGATATCACTATAATAGTGTGTGGTCCGATATTTACACTGATGTGTAAAGTTGTGACCACAATATAAAACGAGTCATACATTTTTAGTGCCACTATCAGCGTAGCATCGGCATCGCAAAATGACAGCGGCACTTACACGTGTCACTTGCAGAACCATTCGCAAGTAATCATCAACGTACATGTCTTGATTGGTAAgacattcatatttattttatctttaacaTACAAAATCGAACAAACTATTTGTGCTATTGTATTTGATAAGCCGCAGGCtagcattttatttttgctctcAGCGCTCAGTAGTTATCAGTAAAACTCCATTATCTCTAATTATTAAATCCATAGTTAATATTCATTCCGAAAACGTTCATGTAGTCATAATTTTAGTCGTGATTAAGCCCCACTTTTGAGTGTTGTCGTTGCAATTCTGTCGTTATAATAGCCCACATACAAAGGCCCAGATTGCAATGATGAATGATTTTGTGTAAACTGTCTCGATGACACGACTAAACGTAAAAGTATTGGCTAATGCCGCGTAcccaacaaaaattacaaatttgagATTTCTCGGCTGGTATATTATAaacacaaatatatttttctcataACGCCAACACAAACGTATACAGCCAACACAAAtggctgctatcagttattttgttggaactccagactttttttattggatctgaacCAGCTTGTGGTGTGGTGTAGAAATATacacctgctgttttttttttaatgaaaaaaaggcaggaaagcatgaaaaaattttggaataaaattatatgtcataatatattttgttgagaaaaggtTCACCATTTTttagaaaagctttatattgtCTCGGCTGaaatagcaattactggcttcgtattaattagttaaacggactcgcaagctcgtccgtttaattctcgtactcagccagcaattgcctacttccaggccacgacaataatctactaataattttaacgctcttataaaaaaattacattgttgattacgcggcattagccatttTTTGatcattgcagtatcatcgacgataGGTCTTCTAAGCcggactgtattttttttcgacaGGTGAAAATCAGGCAGCAGTACACCATGATACGTGGAACAAGGGGACCCTTTTCTGGAACAGTCTATCTTTGGCGTACATTACGATTTTAGTCATATTTGCCACTTGAATTCTCCCTAATTAAGACCTAATAATACAGAAGTACTTTGTAAATATTCCTGAAAGTAGTGCACAGTTCGTTAAAAgttgtaagtatataatattcTAAAACGAGAACATAGTCTCGTGGAAACAGTGCCGAAAGGGTGAACAAAGTTCCATACAATCGGAGTTTGCCGAACTCTTAATTAGTAGAACATTAATATGCTGAAGGGTATGGTTTCAATATTTGTAgcattaaattttattgcttACGCTGTTTCTAAATTTTCACATtgttatttgaattaatttagaTGCTCAGAGAGTTTCTGCatactgataaaaaatatcacatttaattttcatactTTGTACCCAtgattacatatatatatttactttttaatgcagtttattgtaaagtaatttcaaaataagtttaatttatttgtaaaattatttgtaaaataacattGCTGTCGTTTTCAGTACAAATTAAATCAGCATGAAACCTACTCCAAAACTACTTACAGACATATGTTTTTCACACAATGCACAATATGCGTCAAATAATAGCCATTTATAATCACGAGTTCAACAGTTTTCCTtcgattttttcttttaatgacACTTTATTTAACTCCATAGTTGTTGTATGATGGAGGCTACTGGGAGTTCAAGATTAATTGTACAAAAATCCAAACGTGTTAtgtacaactttaaaaatatgCCAATTTACTAACAACTGTAAAGTTTCACTTCACGTCAACACCAAAGTCCCCGCTTATTGGCTATAAGAATCCGAAGGTGCAAGATATTTTATGGAGAAAGTTATTTTAGTACTTGTGTAAGACTTCAACTAGGTGCATGCGAAAAACAATCCAAAGACAATTACTTAATTTTCAATTACTGTCTGTGCTACACCATGTTTTTTGCTCATTCGCTGTGATTTATGATTCTAGTTGAAGCGTAAAAAAATGACTCGATCGAAAAATAATCTCTTGAAGATTGCTCTAgcagctcttaaaaaaaagtgatcctTGTTATAAAAtcagtcgtgttagttacaggACTCAGGACTGATTTGATCCATGACTCGTTGGATTCGTGTTTGTTCTAAAAATTctcgtatgaaaaaaaaatcgtctttCTCATATAAATTGTACAGAATGATTTTTTcggatatattttgtaaactaaaTTACTTTTTTAGGGAAAAATGCAAGAAAAAACTTGGCGTTGTATATTGGTTCTGGTAATGCTGATAAATGGCTTTGTCTTTTGACCATTGATTCAGGCCGACGGTTCTTTTACTGCCTAGGTATTTCGTTAGCTCTGCAGAGATGTGCGCAGCAATTTCTTTGCATCAGTATTCAGTTTTTTAATGAATTGATCATGCAAAGAAAAATATACTGTTAAATTATTAGGAAAACGTGAATTAATTTGTGTATTTCGTTTCGTTGCAGTTGTTCAGTGACGGGATGTGAAGGCACAATATCGCGGTTTTTGCTAATAACCGCAATTGCGACTTCATCCTTTTGTTAGAACATCGAATTATCGTTTGTGTGTTCAGTTCGTTTGTCAAGTCGTTTATCCATTCTGATCACGCCTGTGTGTTCATCATTCTACATGCGATCTAAAGCAGTTTTGAACGACCAAACCAATCCACGATATTCATAAAACAATTACCGCAGATCTTAaagaatttatatttataacccTGTATTGGTCGTTTGACGTTAATTCAGTCGGTTCTCTATATTTCTAATGAAGTAAATTTGAAGGAATACTTGCTGTGAATCTTCAAGCGTTTGCAATGATCAAACTTGATGGTGAATTCGGCCGTCCGACTCCAACAATAATTGAAGTCGCCTATTGCAGCTATTGGTGAAAACTTTGAAACGTATATTGTGCTTACACGTCGCGACTTTGAAAAACACACCCCTCATACGATTGCTAATAAGTTACATTACATGGCGGTACAAAGTTCATCGGGTCAGCTTATAAATAACGAATAAGACCCCGTGTCCCCAGTGACCCCATATATAGAGAATTTCTAAATATTCCTCATCAGTTTACCTAAGATTCACAACCTGAGTTTATAGTTCCAGTTTTCTAGCACCTCCTGTGGTAAGCTAAGTGGTGTCTATCAGTCGGTTACATTACTATTTTTATGTATGGTTTGAATACAAATAAGACTGTCCTACTATAAATCTTGCTAAGTCAATGTGTTTTAACGGTTCATACCTACACATGACGAGAAACGAGAAACTAAACCTATAATACACAAGTAAGAGTACAGCTACAGTGTGtgaattaaaaagaaaacctaATTATTTAAGTGACTtcatttctttaaaattaaccgtttaaagaaattaaatcGTTGGAGCAACATGAATTCTTCACAACCTTTGCCACGGATTAAGCAATCGTTTTGGTGATCTACTTAATCAAgctgtaaataattttattgtatttaactAACGTTAATTTTAGGCGAAATGATATAGCGTAAGAGGATATTCACAGTATATCTCAATGTTATATTGTAggtttaaatatttacttaaacgtgtatctaatacaaaaaatgtacagttcaaGCCTATTGAATCactgttaataataaatagatttaATAATTGTGGATTATAAATGGCAAAGCCTCTAAGCTCTTTAATTAACAAAGTAATATTTATAAGTTGTTGCACGATTACGTTAAACACAtacaaaaatcttttttaaacagaaaaaCAAAGCGATTAAGAATAAGTAACtgtaaaatctataaaataaatttaatgacacATTCGTTTGTTTTACTTTGTCTACTTTTTTTAAGAGTACTTAATAGAAATCGTTTCGTAAATACTGAGCTTGAGTACGCGTCTACGATATCATCTTTACCTTCGGGAGAAAAT includes:
- the dpr18 gene encoding defective proboscis extension response 18 isoform X2, whose amino-acid sequence is MQWGGLYIVCLALCCLQTTSDKLEESRHYGSYQGYHHHEHHWGPYFEGDVGDPEGAMQVTAHVGAEALLNCRVGMLKDKTVMWLRRTTDSAQLLTVGPAPYAGDNRIAVKYQYPNNWRLSMNPVKRSDAGLYMCQISTHPPKAILANLTVLPPVLTINGDQTHELKDRFYKAGSSIKLSCVISDEYVASLPTKAPITTPAPTTTPSTTTTQLTTKMSTVFNRIDLVMNKSWSVETTTITSTVSVSTTTKNAPELKTTLAPIITSTVPPVVNNIYGMVWKKQGKEFFENISWRNMSATISVASASQNDSGTYTCHLQNHSQVIINVHVLIGENQAAVHHDTWNKGTLFWNSLSLAYITILVIFAT
- the dpr18 gene encoding defective proboscis extension response 18 isoform X1 codes for the protein MQWGGLYIVCLALCCLQTTSEPLRFPEDNRPNGIRSRRSEERDGLALSREIFRNITKQLRENIKREGPTDRSDHLLHNKLEESRHYGSYQGYHHHEHHWGPYFEGDVGDPEGAMQVTAHVGAEALLNCRVGMLKDKTVMWLRRTTDSAQLLTVGPAPYAGDNRIAVKYQYPNNWRLSMNPVKRSDAGLYMCQISTHPPKAILANLTVLPPVLTINGDQTHELKDRFYKAGSSIKLSCVISDEYVASLPTKAPITTPAPTTTPSTTTTQLTTKMSTVFNRIDLVMNKSWSVETTTITSTVSVSTTTKNAPELKTTLAPIITSTVPPVVNNIYGMVWKKQGKEFFENISWRNMSATISVASASQNDSGTYTCHLQNHSQVIINVHVLIGENQAAVHHDTWNKGTLFWNSLSLAYITILVIFAT